The genomic stretch caaccgcgccggccggtCCGCTAGGGGACAACCGTCGGGAGGAGGGCCGCTGCCGtcgtcgcccatcccacgcgcgcCTGCTCCTCCATGCATCGAGGAGGTCGGATCCGGCCGCTGTTCTCCACACAGCGACGaggagggcccccgccgccgccacgccccgagggactttgccccggcggcgctaccggcggcggcggagggtggggtgcgggagaggttagggttggggtggggtggggtgccTGCGTACAAGCAATGTATCAGATGAATCTGATAGGATCGAGATCAGCCTTTGGACCTAGTATCTAGAAGAATCCTACTGACCTAAATCATCATAAAGGTAGTTTCATATCATCTATATGGTCCTTCCAATTCAGCCTTTGGACCTTTTTCAAAACAGGCTACCCCCTCCCTTCCATTACTTGTTATAACGGAAATACAAAGTTCAAAGCATTGTTACACAAGAAAAAATATAGACGAGAAGGGGACTAGAAAAAGGCTAAACCCGCTGACAGGAAGTCGATATCGAGAACCCACTACAGGGCAAAAACCTACAAACGCTTAAGCTAACTACAGAAGTTCAAGATCAACATGACGAAAGAACAACAAAACGAACAACATATTTTTTGAACACTAATCACAAGACTCCTAGTATCTAGAAGACTCCTATTGGCCTAaagaattataaaaaaaaaagaaaaggataACCGTATGAATATTGTAAGATAGAATCGCTCGATCGTGGGAATTCCGGAAATTCGCTCCCCATGCGATCCCTGTGAATATATACTCATGTTGTTATGCCAAaatgtcatgcataagttacctTCTCTATGGATGGGTTTGCGCTAGCATACTATATACATACACGTCATCCTAAGCATATCAAGTATTCTACCATTAAAAAAGGTATTTTCCCTCTAAAGATCAAGATCGAGCTCTGGCTGGTCTGCCACAACGTTCATAGCTACAAAAGATAATATGACAAAGAGAATGCTTAACTGCTAAATATGTTTCGGAAATAGTAGGGAGAGAGATAGGAGCAAATACCAGGCCGAACATTTTTCTTAGTATTTTTTTGGTGGATTCTTAAATATCTACCAATTAGCAGAAATGTCCAGTTACAGTTTTGGAAGCTATATGCTACACAGTTTTGACGATTCGAACTAGATCTTGATTAGGAGGGAAGTTGATAAGATCCCAGGCCAAACTAATTATGCATGCTTATGTTTTAAACATTTAATCTTGAGGCATGACAAGATTAGGAAGCTCCGTGGGTTGGAGCTGATGCATTGCaaagaatgatgatgatgacgcgaaattggtgaatggaacctgggtgcgcgcgcacccgtttacgaaaagttcaaaaaaatgctattaaaagtttccaaaaaatgtcaagtaaatttttgcatgtagatattatgttgatacttactcgtgtgtgttttcgcggaaaaataccattgtgtgtgacctacacaaaaatgacaaactgcaaattcctattcctgtgaatagtacaaattcctgttcactattctcatttagacattttgtcatttttatgcaggacACACACAATAGTATTTTTTCGtaaaaactcacacgagtaagtatcaacataatacgtacatgcaaaattttagttcacatttttttgaaacttttaaatagtattttttttgaacttttcgtaaacgggtgcgcgcgtacccaggttccatttAGCCGGGTCGGATGATGACGCCTCTTTTTCTACAACATTGCCTGGGGCCTCGGAACAAGGGGATGATCCATACTAGAGGAATGTCGATGTATTGCAAAGAATTTTTCGTAGCGGTAAATAAAACAATATTACTCCGCTGAATATTTTCGTAGAGGACTATCACTATTCCCTATGGATGGATAAAGTATTATTTTGTGAGGGAAATAACTATTTTTGCTTGAGAGAGTTCAAAGGACTATAAGCTAAAAAAACAAGTTCAGAGGATTATAAAACTAAAGATGCTATTTGGGAAATTGCGGCCCAACCAACCGGCTCAAAAGAGAGGCCTTATGAAGGCACTGGGAAGGCCCAAACTGAATCAAGAgcagagaagagagaagaggcTAGAGAAAGAAGGAGGCTCCAGAGCGGCGGCGCGTGCTCGACGACGATATGAGCGGCGAGGcgggggccggcggcggaggtgaAGCGAACGGCGTCCAGCCGAACGTGACCATCTACATCAACAACCTCAACGAGAAGACCAAACTCGAAGGTACCGCTCCCCTGCTGGAGCCTTCTCGTCTTCCTCCGCATCCCCCTGCTGTCTAAACCCTAGGGAGATCCTCTTGCGAATTTCTTGTTTCCCGTGTAATGTATCTGCTAGCTCTGGTTCTCCTTTGCTCCGGGCAAGTGAAAATTGCACCTTCCCGTGGTGCCCGGTTGATGTAATTCTGTCTCTCGTGCCCGGCTGGTTTGCGGCGGGGACAGAATGAGTGCTGCACATGCCCTATGTTGTGGATTAGTGATTTAGCGTGTGTTGGCGTTAGAGATCTGGAACCTGCTTAATCCGAGGATAATCCTCTTTCTTCGATCTACGGAGCTAACAGAATTGAATCTTTGTATGGATTATGAAAGCAAGATTCCGTTCCAGTTCACGAACGAATACAAAAGAATTGCAACTTTGCAAGCAATGTACCACATCTCTAAATTTTGAAGTTGTTATGACTTATGGTTGCTCTCTTATGCATGCTGCTATTTTTCTGTTCTGTCTTGGTTAGTTTCACTTTTGTAAACCAATGCAGCCTCCTGGCGTAGCTAAATATGTTGTTCTGAATTCCTTGCAGAGCTTAAGAAGTCCCTCAAGGCTGTTTTCTCTCAGTTTGGCAAAATTCTTGATGTGCTTGCTTTTAAGACTTTGAAGCATAAAGGGCAGGCATGGGTTGTGTTTGAAGATGTGGAATCAGCAACCAAGGCTTTGAAGGGGATGCAAGATTTTCCCTTTTATGACAAACCTATGGTGAGACAGTGAGTTAAGAGCGGAATTGTTTTAGCAGCTTTGGTTATCCTGTAATTTGATCTGATTGTTACAGTATGATGTTGTTCTTAGCATAGTAGGGCTTATGAATGCCATGCATAGAGAAAAAAACATATGTAATAAACTAGCATTTGTAGGATTATGATTTATCTAATATAAACTAGCATTTATAGGATTATGGTTTCTCTAGTGAACTATAACATTTAAGCTTATTCAGTTGTTTCTAAGGCAGCAAGCAAGgtttgctctggccaagtttatgACTGGGCGGTCTAATAAGCTAGCTTGTTGTACTTAGATTATATATCATTTATACATTATACATACCAAGTCTCTTAGTGAATGCATCTACTCAGTACCAAACTACTACTGACTTGTTCTAATCGCTTAACTCGTTATGGTACACACCTTTTATTTAATCTGCTCCTTTGCGTTGCATTTTGGCTTCTGAAGCTGTACTTTTTTTTGTCGCTCATGAGTTCTTGTTTGTTTAATTTTAGAGAATTCAATATGCCAAGACAAAGTCAGATGTTATAGCAAAAGCGGATGGCACCTTCGTACCTCGAGAAAGAAGGAAGAGGAGTGATGAAAAACGTAAGATTCTGGTTAATGTGCATATACTTTCATATTCACAGTTGTGCTGATATGTTATGCTTAGTGCTTAGGTGTACCGTTTCTTTAACCCCTTGGCACTATCTTGATTTGCTCtactttattttatttggatGCATAGCCTGTCAATTGTTAACATtcacttcaattttttttttgttaacatTGCATGTTCAGTTGTTTCGTAAAACTTAACTGAAAGATGTGCTGGAGATAGACACTCTTGCATGTAGCCATGGATGTATGTTTAACCAGACTAATAGATTGGCTTATGGAGGTATCGGTGTCACTGTCATAATTTTTTAACTTTGCACATGTTAGTGGGACATACACTACTaccaaaatgtaaaaaaaaaaaaactgccagaatGAGTCAGTTACTTATTGTGGTTCGATTCCAAGTTACCAGCTGATGGTAGTCCTCAGTACCCCTTTTTAACAAAAAATAGGATACATTTGTGAATGCAAATTTCCAACCCAGCTCAATAGATGCACTTACTTTCTTAGAGAATTCAGATTGTCTAAAATTCCTGTTTCAACGTTTCTTTGTGTAATCCTGCTTTACTCTTTTCTTGCTCTTATTGTTACTTTTACTACAAGTTTTTCTAATATGAATAGAAGCAAAGGTCAGTAAGCAGTTGTCGTGCAATCTGATATCAGTTTTCTGCTCAATTCACTAGATTTAGCTTTACATACTTGGACTCTTTGTTGATAAAGTTGCTATGTGCTGGGAGGAACTTCCTTAGCTAGTTTTAGTTATGGACTTATGGCAACTTTGGCTATCTTTTATATTCATGAACAAAGCTCACTAGTTTACTTTATTCTGGAATAATGCAGCTGAAAAGAAGCAGAAGCGTGAGCAGCATCATGATGTTAACCAGGCTGGCTTAGGCATGAATGCCTATCCTGGTGCTTATGGGGCTCCtccggtaggtgttgtggaactaTTAGCAAtgttttttcttatttatttgttttgtGTTTCTTATGTGATTTCTCTCAGAAACCCTATATAGTGAATGTTCGAAATTGTTCTTGTACCCTTAGTGAACCTTGCTACTTTATATGGTATGTGGCTGACGACCATATTCACATGAGTGGATATTTTTGCCTCCCTGGCACCAGTTAACCCGTTtctaaaaaaattcgaaaatcataTATACAAATTCAATTTATTTGAAAATCTGGATGTAGCCAATGATTTATCCCACAAACGTGCGAAATATTAATTTTAAATACTTAGtattctgagctacacaaaaatgacaaacgtGTGGATCTGAGTATGTATATTTGGAATCTCCAAATTtaccagattttgtcatttttgtgtatccCGCAATACTAGGAATTATGCAATGCAATGTTGCAGGCTTTTAGGTTTCATCATTGACTGTccagatttattttcagattttttgaaaccTATAAATAtgatttctgaatttttttgtaAACAAAGGGATCACTAGAGCTCAGGACCCAAAGACAATTTCCGGGACACAAATTTCCTTGTTTTATCGTCTTTACCTGCTGTTTTGTCAATCTTATGGGGGATGGAGTTTTTATGTCTGTGCCCAAGCTAGTGATTCCCTGCTTGCAGAATTTTGTTCAGTAAAATATGCATTGCACCTACTGAGGATACTTACTTGGCTTCAAGAAACAGCTTGAGATTTAGCTGTGAATAGCCATGACCCAAAATATATACACCCAGTAATTAGGACAGGACATCTTTTCTTCACATATATAATTTTCGTAGTTTTCTTTACATCATTACTTGCTTGACCTTTTTTTTACAGCTCTCTCAGCTACCATTTGGTGCGGGACCGAGGGTCATGATGCCAGAGATTATTGTGCCAAACAGTATTCTCTTCGTCCAAAATCTCCCGCACGACACGACTGCCGTGCTGGTGCAGATGCTCTTCTGCCAGTACCCAGGGTTCAAGGAAGTGAGGATGATTGAAGCAAAGCCTGGTATTGCTTTTGTGGAGTATGGAGATGAGGGGCAGGCGACCGCAGCCATGAACGCACTTCAGGGCTACAAAATTAAAGAGAACCAAATGCTTGTTACATACGCGAAGAAGTAATGGGCTGGGCTGTAATGTTGTAGTTCCCTTTTTTTGCACGATTGGTAGGTCTTCATATGTAAGGTAGACTATGAAGATATTTTCGCTCCATGGATATAATCCAGTAAATTAATTTACTGCTCAGCTGTGCTTATGTGTCCATGGTTGGAAGCTATTTTCGTGATCATGTATTCTTGTAGTTAAGCTGCGGATTGTGATAATCTTGTTTATTTAGTTATATCTTTTGCCAGTTTCATCTAAGATACCTTTATCCATTTCTGTCGCTATTTTCCCACACAAATTGAGCACGGCTGTGAACTACTAAATGTGCATGTGCACTGCGATTTAGGTTACAAGACTAATGGAACGAATTCTTGTGTAAGTAGTATTGGCAACAAGACTAATGGAACGAATTCTTGTGTAAGTAGTATTGGCAACAAGACTAGTGGAACGAATACTCTGTTTTGACGTACGAACATGTCTTATATTTTGTAATAGAGGAAGTTAGTAGTTCATCACAACTGCCAACTCCACCGGCTTCCTCTACAAAAAGAATCCAGATGATACATACTTTGGCAATGTTTTTTCCGTTCCGCTTTCACTCTGCAGGCTTAACATTGTTATGTTTACTATATAGTTCAGATCTCTGTCGAGGTACTGCTGGGTAGGGTTATGCAAGTTATCTCAATAAATATACAAGATTTGGATGTACCAGTTGGCAGGTACATGGCAGTATGGCATACATGATGTAGTCGGTTCTCCTCAAGCCACAAGGTTCGGGATATATAAACCAAACTCGttgaacaaggggatgaggatttGGGAATTGATAATTAGGCAAGAAAACTGTTGGTGATATGGATTAAACAGAGGGATGCAAAATAGGGGTAATTGCTAGTAGGGGTATCACTTCTACAGGATCTACGTCTCTGAAGCCTTCAAAATGTGAATTGTCACATGGGTTAGAAATTTTGAGCGTTTGTACAATGTTGAGCTGTTTCTCAACATCTGTATGTGCGATAGATTCTTTTAGCTTCCGGCTTGGATATATCAAGCTAGTTGTTCCCTGCTTGCAGAATTTGGTTTAGTAAAATTGGAATTCAACATATTAAGGATAGCTTGAGATTGAACTGGGAGTAGATCAAAATTCGTGCAAAATTTGTGCGTCCTATGTACGACCAGTAACTAGAACGGGATTCTAAAAAGAAGTAACTTAGACGGGGCATCTTTTCACgtatttttttctttgttttcttcaCATCATTACATGATTGACCTTTTCTTGTACAGCTCTCTGGTTTTGTCATGACCAAGGGCCTTGATGCCAGAGATTATTGTGCCAAACAGCACTCTCTTCGTCCAAAATCTCCCGTCATGTATGTCTCCCGTCGCGTCCCTTAAACCGTTCGTCAAAGCGATTATCAGACATTTGATCGCCCCAGCCGCGCGTCACAAAGGCCGATTTCGGTCCGACGTGGCTCAGTAGAGTGTTCGGCGTCCTGAGCCCATCCCACGTGACCATTGAGGATGCGCCGGACACAACATGAAGAGGCGGGGCGAGTGGCGGACCCGTCGCATCGGTGACATAACTGCTGGatcatatttcaaaattttcatatcATTTCATGTTTGTCCTGGCGCGCCTATCATTTATCCCGCCCGCTGTGACAGTTCCCCACCCagacctcgtcgccgccgccaccgccacgcaCTCGCCCCTCGTAGACATGGTGCCGAGAGATCCCAAGAAGCCGGCCAAGAAGGCAACCGGCTAGCCGGCCGTCAAAGCGCCAGCCAAGAAGGGCGCGAAGGCACCCTTACCGAAGCCGCACAAGGCACCGACGCCAAAAACGAAGTTGGAATCGTGGACCCAAGAAGCTTGGGATGCAGACTGCATGTGCCATAAGTACGCGACGACGAAGGCGCAACGCCAAGAGTGTGATGAAGATTGCGGTCATGAATGTGGCGCAAGTCGCTCTGCTAACCGCAGTAACGTTGGGTATGGCATCATGACAGATTTTGATTTTCTTGTTTAtctaaatatttttttgccaatttCATCTAACCTACCTTTTCCATTTCTGTCGCTTCCCACACAAGTTGAGCACAGCCGTAAACTAAGTTATGTTAGAACAGTGTGGGTTAGATATTACCTCCGTCCCGAAATGTAAGTCTTTTCATAGAAAGCTAAATTATCTTTCTAAAAAGGCGTACATTTCAAATTAGAGGTAGTATTTGTGATGACATAAAAAATGcaagagagtggattttgtacacccacacaTGGGGGTGGGTGAACTATTCggtatttagacatattattttttCCAACGAATCACTCAAGCGTCCAAATTGCTTGTGTTCGGATCTTCCGATTCAAAACACCTTTCCTCTTTGGTAAAGTTAAGTTTTCTCGGATCCTGACAGAACTACTACTGTAGATCGTGCATGTGCACAATATGTAACAACACTGCGGCTTTAATAACCTGTGCTATGAGCTTGAGAACCATTAATCCATTATGATGATTAAATAGTCATACTAACAATGGGAAGCTAAGTGTCTTTCCTATGGAAAAGATAGTCGACTATAGTCTATTTCTCCAAATCTAACCATCCATCACTTGGAGTACTCTAAATACAGATTGTTCTGTTTATACGATTTGGGATACAAGACTAGTGGAACGCAACTCGTGTGGAAGTACTTTGGCGACTAGTAGTCTTGATCACATCGTGTCAACATGACTTCTTTCAATCCTTCTGCTACCACGATGATTCTAGCTTCTACATGAGTAATTTTGTTACGCATTGTGCTAGGAGATATATAGGTCCACCAGATTACCGATGCTTCTCAACCCTGCATACCACAACATGCGATTAGTACTTTGGCGAAGTTTTTCTGGTTTCATTCGTTAGGCTTAACGTTGTTATGCATACTAATATAGTACCCACATCTTTGTTGATGTACTGCTGGCTAGGGTGTGCAAATTATCTTAAATAATATCAAAGATTTTGGATGTACCAGTTGGTAGGTACATGGCATACATGGTATGGCCGGTTCTCCTCAAGCCACAAGGTTGGCGATATGcataccttttttttttgcgatgcGCGACATGCATGCCTAAAGCTATATATAAACCGAACTAGTTGAACATGAGGGCGATGATTTTGAACTAGTAATAATTTGGCAAGAAaactgttgttgatgtggatgaatCAGAGGGAAGCAAAATAGGAGTAGTTGCTGGTAGGGGAATCGCTTCTATAAGATTTACATATCTGAAGGCCCCACAATATGAATAGTCACATGGATTACAAAATTGAGGTGTGTTGGATGTTGAGTTGTTTTTCAACATGTGTGTGTGCGATAGATTTGTCTTCCGGCTTGTATTTATCAAGAAACAATACTTTGGTTCGCGCTGAATGGCTATCCTCGTCAAAGAGAAGTGATAAACTATAGCGCCCATCAAGCAAGTGTGGCTTCAAAGGGAAGAATTCCTAAACAGACATGTTTTCAGCAAATAAGATTCTGGCCTTCGGCAACAAAAGAAGTAAAAACTAGAGCTCAATCACACCAAACATCGATCTATGTTTGGTTGTAGTTCCTTTTTTTTCGAGTACTCGCGGGAGATCTGCGCGTTTTGTATTAAGCTCGAAGGGAGAAAAGGACATTGTCCGTACAAGGTAAAGTAGTTTACCTCACCACCGCTAGCCACAGACGGCTTGCAGTGGTAACTTACACCCACCCCACCTAGGTTATGCCTCTATCTTGTCTACCACGGGCTACCGTCCATGCTCGCCATGTATCGACGACTTGATCAACCATCTGGTCCGAGGTCCTGGACTTGCCATCAAAGACCCGATCGTTCTGTTGTAGCCAAAGCGATCTGATGACAAGCATAACGAGGGAGTTCCCATCCATTCTGCTCGCAGCGTTGAGTGAGTGGACTGCCGTAGGCCACCAGTCGGAGAGGTTGCCGGCCGGGGAGGGGAGGGAGACGCCAGTGCGTTGGGTGACACATTCCCAGACCCGTAGGGCAAAGGAGCACTCGACCGAGAGGCGATCGATGGTTTCGTCGGCCATCTGGCACAGGGGCAGAGGACGTGAGAGGGCAGGCCACGGCGGATACGGCGGTCAGCCGTCCAACATCGTCCAATACTTTGTGGGATTGGATAATTTTGCTACTCCCCTTACGATCTTCACAACCATTTGACATGAGGTGGACTTGCCACCTTACGATGCATATACTTTTTGTGTTAGTATATTCATACTTTTTGTGTATGAGTATGTTTTCCCATTTGACAGTACTTGTGTTTTCTACCCACAATGGGTAGGTTATTGTAGGTGCTTTTTTTAATCCGTGATTCAAATTTCCAATCCAAATGACTTTGTAACCGTTTGTCCAAGATCTTCCTACGTACACACCGTCGTGTTTCTTCAGATTGTACTTTTCATCTGCCAGTACCCTGGGACAAGGCACGAGGTGAGGCAACCGTTACCATGCCAGACTCTTCAGGGCtacaaaattaaggagaacaaatgcTCATCAAATAAGCGAAGTAACAGGCTGAGCTGGATTGATTTACCTTTTTTTAATCACTGTATTTACTTGCTGAATTAATTTCTAGTCCAGGTTTTGCACAATTGGTAGATCTTCATATGTAATACGGAGTACATGATGAACTCAAGGAGCATGTTTACGGCAATGTTCTGGCTAAAAGACACCAGTCAATGAGGAACTCACAAGTGCAAACATCTGTCTGCTTCAAGCAACTTAACTGGCACTTGTGGAGAACCGTCAGCTGCAGCGATGACATTGTTGAAGATAACAACACGTGAAGCATTCAAGTCACAACCATCTGCTTGATGCAAGCACTCAACTGAAGTCCTTGAATGCTTCCTGCTCTAACAACGATAGGCTAAAAGATGGCAACTAATGAAGACCTCACAAGCGCAACCATCTGCTTGCTTCAAGCACTCAAACTGATGCTTGTGAGGAGCTATAAGCCTTAAATCACAGGCACACACACACGAGCATGTGTGTCAGTACATGATAATTTGTTCGCTCTAATTTAAAACAAGACACTGAAGAACAATTGACTGGTTAGATCCTAAACCTAAGTTGATTCGCTCTGGTTTGTCTCTTGACAGACACAATTTTCACAGGTACTTAACATTCAGCCATCTAGGGTAAGGTTCATGGTCATTGTGGACGAAATAGGTAATGTACATGCTGGAATCACACTCTTTCGAGCTCGGTATTGTGCTTGCCCAGCTGGTCCTTTAGTTCTTTCTGCCACCCCTCGATGAGACTCTTATGCTTGGCAATGAGCTCAGACTTGGTCTTCAGTTCTTCCTCCATTTTACTAATGTCCTGCAAAACCATCAAAATACAGACCATTCAGAGATGGCATCCTACTTATAAAGCTTCAAGGGTATACCACAGATGATTTTCTCAAGTTCCAACTACTTCCatgaaaatataaaaataaataaGGCATGAGAAGAGTTAAATTATTCAAGTGTCAACATAATTGCATATTCATACAGGAAACTATCTGTGATTTTATCTACACgcaaaaaatattaaatattgTTACTTGTTACTTCAGATTCTTCACTTCCAAATCTATCTGACTGTTTTATGTATCTTCTCTAGTATATGGCATCGAGAAAAATGGCGCAAAATCATTGCATCAAGTTCCT from Lolium rigidum isolate FL_2022 chromosome 4, APGP_CSIRO_Lrig_0.1, whole genome shotgun sequence encodes the following:
- the LOC124708205 gene encoding U1 small nuclear ribonucleoprotein A-like; protein product: MSGEAGAGGGGEANGVQPNVTIYINNLNEKTKLEELKKSLKAVFSQFGKILDVLAFKTLKHKGQAWVVFEDVESATKALKGMQDFPFYDKPMRIQYAKTKSDVIAKADGTFVPRERRKRSDEKPEKKQKREQHHDVNQAGLGMNAYPGAYGAPPLSQLPFGAGPRVMMPEIIVPNSILFVQNLPHDTTAVLVQMLFCQYPGFKEVRMIEAKPGIAFVEYGDEGQATAAMNALQGYKIKENQMLVTYAKK